The genomic stretch GCCCGACACCTTCCCCGGCGTGGGGGCCACGCTGGATTTCCTGGGCCGCGAGCTGCGCCGGGGGGCGATCTGGGGGCACGTGGGGATCACGCTGTGGCGCGTGGTGGCGGCCTTCGTGCTGGCGCTGGTGGTGGGGATTCCGCTGGGTCTGCTGCTGGGGCGGGTGCCGGCCGCCGCCGCCTTCGCCGCGCCGTGGCTGGCAGTGGGCCTGACCGTGCCGCGCATCCTGATCCTGCTCGCGGCGTACCTGATCCTGGGCCTGAACGAGCGGGCGATCATCCTCTCGATCGCGCTGATCCTGCTCCCCACCGTGGCCGTGCAGGTGCGCGAGGGCGTGCGGAGCCTGGATCCGAGACTCGCCCAGATGGCGCGTTCGTTCCGGCTCAGTCCGGCAGCCACGCTGCGCTCGGTCACGCTGCCGCAGCTCACGCCCACGCTGCTGGGCACCGCCCGGGTCACGCTGTCGCTGGCGTGGAAGATGGTCGTGTTCGGGGAGGTCTTCGGCCGCACCAGCGGGGTGGGGTACATGATCGCGTTCTACTTCCAGCAGTTCGAGATGCGCGGGATTCTGGCGTATGGACTGGTCATGACCGCAGTGCTGTCGGCGCTGGACGGCGCGATCGCCATGGCCAGCACCCGCGCCGCCGCGTGGCAGGGCACACCGCCCCGGCCCACGGGGGAAGGATGACCGGCACCGACCTGCGCTTCGAGGACATCGGCGTGCGCTACGGCACCCGCGAGATCCTGCGCGGCGTGAGTGCCCACGTCCCTCCCGGCGGCATCCTGGCGCTGCTGGGCCGCAGCGGGAGCGGCAAGAGCACGCTGCTGAACGTGGCGGCGGGCCTGGCCGAGCCCAGCCGTGGCCGGGTCGTGACCGCTGCGCCGCCCCGTGTGGGGTACGTGTTCCAAGATGCCCGGCTGCTGCCGTGGCTCACGCTGGAACAGAACCTCGCGCTGGTGTGCCCGCCCGAGTTCCGCGCCGACATTCCGGCCACGCTGGCCCTGGTGGGACTGGCCGGGCGCGACCGCGACCGCCCCGGTCAGCTGTCGCTGGGCATGGCGCAGCGGGCGGCGGTGGCCCGTGCCCTGGTCGTGCGTCCGGATCTGCTGCTGCTCGACGAGCCCTGCGGGGCACTGGACGAACTGACGGCCGCCGAACTCCGCGCCGAGCTGGGCGACCTGCTGCGCCGCCGGCCCGCGACCACCCTGCTCGTGACCCACCATCCGGGCGAGGCGGTGCAACTGGCCGACCGCGTGCTGGTGCTGGGCGGCGCCCCCACGGGCGTGGCCGGCACGCTCGACATCGACCTGCCCCGCCCCCGCGATCCCGACGATCCCGCGACCCTGCCGCTGCTGCGTGAGGTGCGCGGCCTGCTGCGCCGCGCCGACGCTCCGGCCGGGGTGGGGGCATGACCGCGCTGGATTTCTCGTGGCTGCCTGCCGAGTGGCCGGGGGCCGTGCAGGCGTTGCTGGTCACGCTGGGTCGCCTGCTGCTGTCGCTGGGCCTGGGCCTGGGCGGTGGAGCGCTGCTGGCCGCCGTGATGCGCCGGTCGCCACGCATCGAGGCCGTTCTGACGCCGTGGCTGCTGACCCTGCTGGCCGTTCCGTGGGTGCTGATCCTGGTGGCCATGAACCTGATCCCCAGCCTGGGCGTGCGGGACAGTACCGCCATCACCGTCGCGGCGCTGTCGTGCGGCGTGCAGGTCTTCGCGCTGGGCCGCCGCACGCTGGAGGAACGCCGCAGCGCGTACCTGTCGCGCGCCCTGTGGTACGCCTTCGTGGCGGTGGTCGCGTCCGAACTGCTGTCACGCACGGATGGCCTGGGGGCCCGGGTGCGTTTTTTCGCGCTGTACACCGAGGTCAGCCACCTGGTGTTCTACATCGTGCTCGCCGCGCTGGTCGCCGTGGCCTTCGCGGTGGTTGGTCGGCTGCTCGGCCGGCTGCTGCCGCGCACCTTCTTGGGGCGCAGTTCATGAGCCTCGCGGCCGACTCCGGCGTGCGCGCCGCTCTCGGTGCAGTGCAGCGCCGGGCACGGCTGCTCCGCGTCCACGCCTCGGTGCGCCACGCGCTGTGGGGGGTAGCCCTGGGCCTGACGGTGCTCGGGGTGGGGCGGCTGCTGGGGCTGATCACACTGTCGCTGACGGTCGCAGTGATGGCCTCGGCGGCTGTGGGCACGGTCTATGGCCTACTCGACTGGTGGCGCTCGCCTGCCCCGACCCCGCTGGACGCGGCCCGCACCGCCGACCGCCGCGCCGCGCTGTCCGGGCTGCTCACGACGGCCCTGACCCTGCCCGAACACCCGACCCAGCCGTGGGAGAAAGCCCTGCACGCCCGTGTGCAGGCCCGTGCCCACGAGGCCGCCGCGACCCTGAACCCCACCACGCTGCTGCCGGTGCCCGCCGCCCGCGTGTGGCTGTGGCCCGCCGCGCTGGTCGCTGTGGCCGCGTGCCTGTGGTGGCCGGCTCCCGTGACGTTGGAACGAGCAGCCACGGAGGTGCCCAGGGCTCAGGCGGTGGACGAACCAACTGAATCCCTGGCGACCCCATCTACCCCGGAGGCCGCCACCGACACCTCCAGTCCGGTCGTGAACGAGCCCACGCCGGAGCCGGAGATTCCTGAGGCTCAGGCGGCGACCACGGCCGCCCCGCAGGGTGGCCCGACCAGTGACGTCGCGTCGGTCGCGGCTCCGGCGGGTCAACCCGGCGCGGTCGCGGGGACTGGAGGCACGGCGGCCCGCAGCCCGCTGCGCGAGGCCCGGCAGGGCGTCACCCCCGGCACGGCCGGCGACTCCTCCAGCGTCAGCGCCGTGCCGGGCGGTCGCACGCAGGACACGCCGTTCGGATCGCGGGAATCCGGACAGTTCCAGAACCAGTCGGTCACGCCAGCCGAGAATCTGGCGTCGGCCCCCTACGATCCGTCCACGACCCCCGGAGCGCAGGCCATGCAGCAGAAATCCGATCCCGGCAGCTCCGGACTGCGGGCCGCGTCGGGCGGGCGGGGCATCGAGAGCGAGGGAGCCGACCGCTGCGTGCAGGGCTGCCTGACCAACAACGACATGAACCGCGGGGCGCAGCCGGCGTCCGGCGCGGCCCGCAAGAAACCCGGTGGAGAGACCCAGAGCGGCACCAGCGACTCCGGCGGCGGCGCGGCCGGATCGAGCAGCGGCGTGGGCCTGGGGGTCGGCACGCTGAATCCCATCCAGAGTTCGGCCGTCACGGAACTCGGGGGGGCCGGCGTGCTGGGCGACCGCATCCAGGTGCTCGCCGCGCCGGAGCGTGTTCCGACCACCCTGTCCACAGCCGCCGCCACCGGCACCGGCGGGTGGCAGGCCGCGTCCGAGGCCCCGACCCCGACCACCGACATCCCCCCGGACACGCGCGCCACCGTCCGATCGTACTTCGACCGCACCACCCCCCCAGACACCACTTCCCCAGACCCCGCGAGGACTGCGCCATGACCGACTCGACCGCCGCCCTGCCCCCCACCACCGCCACCCACCTGAACCGTCTGGACGCGCTGCTGGCTGCGCTGCACCGTGCCCGCGAGGCAATCAGCGCCGTCGTGGTCGGCCAGGAGCGGGTGGTGGATCAGGTGCTCGTGGCCCTGCTCTCGGGCGGGCACGTGCTGCTGGAGGGGGCTCCGGGCATGGGCAAGACCCTGCTGGTGCGCACGATCGCCGACGCCTTCGGGCTGGATCTGGGCCGCGTGCAGTTCACGCCGGATCTCATGCCCGCCGACATCACCGGCACGCTGGTGCTCGCCCCGCAGGAGGGCGGCGCCGCGGCGCTGACCTTCATGCCCGGCCCGATCTTCGCGCAGCTGTTGCTGGCCGACGAGGTGAACCGTGCCACCCCCAAGACCCAGTCGGCGCTGCTGGAGGCCATGCAGGAAGGCACCGTGACGGTCGCCGGCACCGTGCGGGCCCTGCCCCGGCCCTTCTTCGTGCTCGCCACCCAGAACCCCATCGAGCAGGAGGGCACCTACCTGCTGCCCGAGGCGCAGATGGACCGCTTCTTCTTCCGGGTGGACGTGCCGTTCCCGGATGCCGGGACGCTGGAGCGCATCGTGGCGCAGACGACCGGGCTGCGCCAGGAACAGGCCCCGCAGTGCCTCACGCCCGCTGAGTTGCTGGAGGCTCAGCAGATCGTGCGGGCCATGCCGGTGTCGCCGGACGTGGTGCAGGCCGTGTCGCGCGTGGTCGTGTCCACCCAGCCGTCCCGCCCCGAGAGCGGCGCGGAGGTGCGGAGGTACGTGCGCTTCGGGGTCTCGCCGCGCGGCGCCCAGACGCTGGTGCTGGCCGCCAAGGCCCAGGCCATGCTGACGGGCCGCGCCCACGTGGCCCCGGAAGACATCCGCGCCGTGCTGCTGCCCGCGCTGCGTCACCGCCTGCAGCTGAACTTCGAGGGCGTGGCCGACGGCATCGACCGTGACGCCCTGCTGCTCCGACTGCTGGACGCCCAGGGGCTGTGACGCCGTGCAGCTTCCCCCGGCCGTGCAGCAGGAACTCGCCCGCCGCCGCCTGAGCACCACCGG from Deinococcus sp. AB2017081 encodes the following:
- a CDS encoding ABC transporter permease — encoded protein: MTDLRPAVTARPALAGRSPGQRWRWPALGAVSLLLTWAALSWALGPDTFPGVGATLDFLGRELRRGAIWGHVGITLWRVVAAFVLALVVGIPLGLLLGRVPAAAAFAAPWLAVGLTVPRILILLAAYLILGLNERAIILSIALILLPTVAVQVREGVRSLDPRLAQMARSFRLSPAATLRSVTLPQLTPTLLGTARVTLSLAWKMVVFGEVFGRTSGVGYMIAFYFQQFEMRGILAYGLVMTAVLSALDGAIAMASTRAAAWQGTPPRPTGEG
- a CDS encoding ABC transporter ATP-binding protein — encoded protein: MTGTDLRFEDIGVRYGTREILRGVSAHVPPGGILALLGRSGSGKSTLLNVAAGLAEPSRGRVVTAAPPRVGYVFQDARLLPWLTLEQNLALVCPPEFRADIPATLALVGLAGRDRDRPGQLSLGMAQRAAVARALVVRPDLLLLDEPCGALDELTAAELRAELGDLLRRRPATTLLVTHHPGEAVQLADRVLVLGGAPTGVAGTLDIDLPRPRDPDDPATLPLLREVRGLLRRADAPAGVGA
- a CDS encoding AAA family ATPase, translated to MTDSTAALPPTTATHLNRLDALLAALHRAREAISAVVVGQERVVDQVLVALLSGGHVLLEGAPGMGKTLLVRTIADAFGLDLGRVQFTPDLMPADITGTLVLAPQEGGAAALTFMPGPIFAQLLLADEVNRATPKTQSALLEAMQEGTVTVAGTVRALPRPFFVLATQNPIEQEGTYLLPEAQMDRFFFRVDVPFPDAGTLERIVAQTTGLRQEQAPQCLTPAELLEAQQIVRAMPVSPDVVQAVSRVVVSTQPSRPESGAEVRRYVRFGVSPRGAQTLVLAAKAQAMLTGRAHVAPEDIRAVLLPALRHRLQLNFEGVADGIDRDALLLRLLDAQGL